A region of Salvia splendens isolate huo1 chromosome 17, SspV2, whole genome shotgun sequence DNA encodes the following proteins:
- the LOC121774467 gene encoding uncharacterized protein At2g34160-like encodes MTIEGETAVIKQATNANENVIANASTNVNLNGNGNGNENLKKNRIQVSNTKKPLFFYVNLAKRYLQQHKEIELSALGMAITTVVTISEILKNNGFVNEKSILTSTVGTKDVAKGRTVQKARIEIVLEKSEKFDSLMSASQNANANGNGKVENKQ; translated from the exons ATGACAATTGAAGGAGAAACTGCTGTTATCAAACAAGCAACCAATGCCAATGAAAATGTCATTGCAAATGCCAGTACCAATGTCAATCTCAATGGCAATGGCAATGGCAATGAAAATCTCAAGAAAAATAGAATTCAGGTGTCCAATACCAAAAAACCACTATTCTTCTATGTCAATCTTGCTAAG AGGTACCTACAACAGCATAAAGAGATTGAGCTTTCAGCCTTGGGCATGG cCATCACAACAGTTGTGACGATATCTGAGATTCTAAAAAATAATGGATTTGTTAACGAGAAGA GTATCTTGACCTCAACGGTTGGAACAAAGGATGTAGCTAAGGGTCGCACTGTTCAGAAAGCTAGG ATCGAAATTGTGCTGGAGAAGTCTGAGAAGTTCGATAGCCTAATGAGTGCGTCACAAAATGCAAACgcaaatggaaatggaaaagtTGAAAACAAGCAGTGA